One Dictyoglomus turgidum DSM 6724 DNA window includes the following coding sequences:
- the ilvC gene encoding ketol-acid reductoisomerase, with protein sequence MAKVYHDTEVSLEALKDKIVTIIGYGSQGRAHALNLRDSGIKVIVAVRPNGESWKRALEEGMTVEKIEDAVQKSDVLMFLIPDTEQPTIYKEKVLPYLRPNQALGFAHGFNIHFSQIVPPPFLDVFMVAPKGPGPLVRDLYVEGKGVPALFAVYQDYTQKCRDIALAYAKGIGATRAGVLETTFKEETETDLFGEQVVLCGGVTALIKAGFETLVEAGYQPEVAYYECLHEMKLIVDLINQGGISFMRKAISDTAKYGDITRGPRIVNEETKKEMRKILNEIQSGQFAKEWILENQVGRPVFNALLKKDEDHLIEKVGKVLREMMPWLKPKK encoded by the coding sequence ATGGCAAAAGTGTATCATGACACAGAAGTTAGTCTTGAGGCCTTAAAGGATAAAATTGTCACCATTATAGGATATGGAAGTCAAGGAAGAGCCCATGCCTTAAATTTAAGAGATAGTGGAATAAAGGTTATAGTCGCAGTAAGACCTAATGGAGAGTCCTGGAAAAGAGCTCTTGAAGAAGGTATGACGGTAGAAAAAATAGAGGATGCCGTTCAAAAATCTGATGTTTTAATGTTCCTAATACCAGATACTGAACAGCCTACAATTTATAAAGAAAAGGTTCTCCCCTATTTGAGACCAAATCAAGCATTAGGTTTTGCTCATGGTTTTAACATTCACTTTTCTCAAATAGTACCACCCCCATTTTTAGATGTATTTATGGTAGCCCCTAAGGGCCCTGGACCGTTAGTAAGAGATTTATATGTAGAAGGGAAAGGAGTCCCTGCCCTTTTTGCTGTGTATCAAGATTATACTCAAAAATGTAGAGATATAGCTTTAGCTTATGCTAAGGGAATTGGTGCAACTCGAGCTGGAGTTCTGGAGACTACTTTTAAGGAGGAAACTGAAACTGACCTCTTTGGAGAACAAGTGGTACTTTGTGGTGGGGTGACAGCCCTCATAAAAGCTGGTTTTGAAACTTTGGTAGAAGCAGGTTATCAACCAGAGGTGGCTTATTATGAGTGTCTCCATGAAATGAAACTCATTGTAGATTTAATAAACCAAGGTGGAATAAGTTTTATGAGGAAAGCTATTTCTGATACGGCAAAATATGGAGATATTACTAGAGGTCCAAGGATCGTAAATGAAGAAACAAAGAAAGAGATGAGGAAAATATTAAACGAAATTCAGAGCGGACAATTTGCTAAAGAATGGATATTAGAGAATCAGGTCGGAAGACCTGTTTTTAATGCTCTATTGAAAAAAGATGAAGATCATCTTATAGAAAAGGTTGGAAAGGTTTTAAGAGAAATGATGCCCTGGTTAAAACCTAAGAAATAG
- a CDS encoding 2-isopropylmalate synthase, with protein MGKLYIFDTTLRDGEQTPGVNLNKEEKLEIAKQLAKLNVDIIEAGFPIASPGEFEAVKNIAEKVKGPIIAALARAIPMDIDRAWEAIKYSESPRIHTFIATSDIHIEKKLKKTRDEVLEQAVSAVKYAKRYCSDVEFSAEDAVRSDFNFLVKIFEAVIEAGATVINVPDTVGYALPWEFGELIRRLKENIRNIDKARVSVHCHNDLGLATANSLSAIVNGAEQVECTVNGLGERAGNAAMEEIVMAIKVRRLPFEVSIKTEEIYKTSKLVSNLTGIPIQPNKAIVGENAFAHESGIHQHGVIQDPSTYEIIDPKTIGIPESKIVLGKHSGKHAFEKRLQELGYSLPPDQLEEAFRRFKELADKKKEITDKDIEALVSNQIRIIPEYYKLRHLQVVSGIGIVPTATIIISENGEEIKTVEIGNGPVDAVYKAITKAVKVPHSLEDFSLKSVTGGTDALGEAMVKLSDKDGNIYVGRATSTDVIEASALAYLRALNQLVMLKGKD; from the coding sequence ATGGGTAAGTTGTATATCTTTGATACTACTTTAAGAGACGGAGAGCAAACACCTGGGGTAAACCTGAATAAAGAAGAAAAATTAGAGATCGCAAAACAACTTGCAAAACTTAATGTAGATATTATTGAGGCGGGATTTCCTATTGCTTCTCCTGGTGAATTTGAGGCAGTCAAAAACATTGCGGAAAAGGTAAAGGGACCTATTATTGCAGCCTTAGCAAGAGCAATTCCTATGGATATTGACAGAGCCTGGGAAGCTATAAAATATTCTGAGTCTCCAAGAATCCATACTTTCATTGCTACTTCTGATATTCATATTGAGAAAAAATTAAAGAAAACCCGTGATGAAGTTTTAGAGCAAGCGGTCTCTGCAGTAAAATATGCAAAAAGATATTGTAGCGATGTGGAATTTTCTGCGGAAGATGCAGTAAGAAGCGACTTTAATTTTTTAGTAAAAATCTTTGAGGCAGTTATTGAAGCAGGAGCAACAGTCATTAATGTGCCAGATACGGTTGGTTATGCCCTACCCTGGGAATTTGGGGAATTGATAAGGAGGTTAAAAGAAAACATCAGAAACATTGACAAAGCTAGAGTGAGTGTTCATTGTCATAATGACTTGGGTTTAGCTACTGCTAATTCTCTCTCTGCTATAGTAAACGGAGCTGAGCAGGTAGAGTGTACCGTAAATGGACTTGGCGAAAGGGCTGGAAATGCAGCTATGGAAGAGATTGTTATGGCAATAAAAGTAAGAAGACTTCCCTTTGAGGTTAGTATAAAAACCGAAGAGATATATAAAACAAGCAAGTTAGTGAGTAATCTCACAGGCATACCTATACAACCCAATAAAGCAATTGTAGGTGAAAATGCTTTTGCTCATGAATCAGGAATACACCAACATGGGGTAATTCAAGATCCAAGTACCTATGAAATAATTGATCCAAAAACTATTGGAATTCCTGAGAGCAAAATTGTTCTTGGAAAACATTCGGGCAAACATGCCTTTGAAAAAAGACTGCAAGAGCTTGGATATTCTTTACCTCCTGATCAATTAGAAGAGGCTTTTAGAAGATTTAAAGAACTTGCTGATAAGAAAAAGGAAATTACTGATAAAGATATAGAAGCTTTAGTATCCAATCAAATAAGAATAATACCTGAGTATTATAAATTGCGTCATTTACAAGTAGTAAGTGGAATTGGTATTGTACCTACTGCAACTATAATAATTTCTGAGAATGGAGAAGAAATAAAAACTGTAGAAATTGGTAATGGGCCTGTAGATGCAGTTTATAAAGCTATAACAAAGGCAGTTAAAGTTCCCCACTCTCTTGAAGACTTCTCTTTAAAATCTGTGACTGGTGGAACCGATGCACTGGGAGAAGCTATGGTGAAATTATCTGATAAGGATGGGAACATATATGTAGGGAGAGCTACCAGTACTGATGTTATTGAGGCAAGTGCTTTGGCTTACTTAAGGGCATTAAATCAATTGGTAATGTTAAAAGGAAAAGATTAA
- the leuC gene encoding 3-isopropylmalate dehydratase large subunit, whose protein sequence is MGMTITEKILADHSSKKEVFPGELIFVKLDFLLANDITGPLAIKEFEKIGVEKVFDNEKIALVPDHSTPNKDIKSAMQSKILREFAKKQGIKYYYEVGRVGIEHALLPEEGLVLPGDAIIGADSHTCTYGALGAFSTGVGSTDLAYAMATGEIWLKVPESIKFVYYGKLSQWVTGKDLILYTIGQIGVDGARYKAMEFTGEVIRNLSMSDRLTICNMAIEAGAKNGIIEPDEITLEYVRNRAKRNFKVYKSDEDAHYKEIYEWDVTNLEPIVAFPHLPSNIKKISDIGKDIYIDQVYIGSCTNGRIEDLRLAAKILKGHKVHKDVRLIVTPATPNVYMQALKEGLIEIFLEVGASITPPSCGPCLGGHLGVLAEGEKAVATTNRNFVGRMGHPKSEVYLSNPAVAAASAILGRIAAPWEVEVKE, encoded by the coding sequence ATGGGAATGACTATTACAGAAAAAATATTGGCTGATCATTCAAGCAAAAAAGAAGTATTTCCTGGTGAATTGATATTTGTTAAATTAGATTTTCTATTAGCTAATGATATAACTGGTCCCCTTGCTATAAAGGAATTTGAAAAAATTGGAGTGGAAAAGGTTTTTGATAATGAGAAAATAGCATTAGTACCTGATCATTCTACGCCAAATAAAGATATAAAATCAGCTATGCAAAGTAAAATACTGAGGGAATTTGCTAAAAAGCAAGGTATAAAATACTACTACGAAGTAGGTAGAGTAGGAATAGAACATGCATTGCTTCCTGAAGAAGGCTTAGTCCTTCCTGGAGATGCTATAATTGGCGCTGACTCCCACACTTGTACCTATGGTGCCCTTGGTGCCTTTTCTACTGGTGTTGGAAGTACGGACCTTGCTTATGCGATGGCAACGGGAGAAATATGGTTAAAAGTGCCTGAAAGCATAAAATTTGTGTATTATGGAAAACTTTCTCAGTGGGTTACAGGTAAAGATCTAATACTTTATACCATTGGACAAATAGGAGTGGATGGCGCAAGGTATAAAGCTATGGAGTTTACTGGTGAGGTAATAAGGAATTTATCTATGTCCGATAGGTTAACTATATGTAATATGGCTATAGAGGCGGGAGCTAAAAATGGAATAATTGAGCCTGATGAAATCACCTTGGAGTATGTAAGGAATAGAGCTAAGAGAAACTTTAAAGTATATAAGAGTGATGAGGACGCTCATTATAAAGAAATCTATGAGTGGGATGTTACAAATTTGGAGCCTATTGTTGCTTTTCCTCATCTTCCTAGTAATATTAAAAAGATCTCTGATATAGGGAAAGATATCTATATTGATCAAGTATATATAGGATCATGCACTAATGGAAGAATTGAAGACCTAAGACTTGCAGCAAAAATCTTAAAAGGACATAAAGTTCATAAGGATGTGAGATTAATAGTAACTCCTGCTACTCCTAATGTATATATGCAAGCATTAAAGGAGGGTTTAATAGAAATATTCCTTGAGGTAGGAGCCTCCATAACTCCTCCAAGTTGTGGTCCATGTTTGGGAGGTCATTTAGGAGTTTTAGCAGAGGGAGAGAAGGCAGTAGCTACAACCAATAGAAATTTTGTGGGAAGAATGGGACACCCAAAGAGTGAGGTTTATTTATCAAATCCTGCAGTTGCAGCAGCCTCAGCTATTTTAGGAAGAATAGCTGCTCCTTGGGAAGTGGAGGTGAAGGAATGA
- the leuD gene encoding 3-isopropylmalate dehydratase small subunit gives MIYKGKALKYGDNIDTDVIIPARYLNTTDPKELAEHCMEDLDLNFKEKVKEKDILVVGENFGCGSSREHAPIAIKASGVKCIIAKSFARIFYRNAINIGLPILEISEAVDRINEGDELEVDFDKGVLKNLTTGETFTTFPFPPLIQEIIKKGGLINFARERVKGGSL, from the coding sequence ATGATATATAAGGGTAAAGCATTAAAGTATGGAGACAATATAGATACTGATGTTATTATTCCTGCAAGATATTTGAATACTACGGATCCAAAAGAACTTGCAGAACATTGTATGGAAGATTTGGACTTAAATTTTAAAGAGAAAGTAAAAGAAAAAGATATTCTTGTAGTAGGAGAAAATTTTGGTTGTGGATCTTCAAGGGAACATGCACCCATAGCTATAAAAGCTTCAGGGGTGAAGTGTATAATTGCAAAGTCTTTTGCAAGAATCTTTTATAGGAATGCTATAAACATAGGACTTCCTATACTTGAGATTTCAGAAGCAGTAGATAGGATTAATGAGGGGGATGAGTTAGAAGTAGATTTTGATAAAGGTGTTCTCAAAAATTTAACTACAGGGGAAACTTTTACCACTTTCCCCTTCCCTCCCCTTATTCAAGAGATAATAAAAAAGGGTGGATTGATTAATTTTGCAAGGGAGAGGGTAAAAGGAGGTAGTTTATGA
- the leuB gene encoding 3-isopropylmalate dehydrogenase: MRVKIAVLPGDGIGPEVVKQAIKVINVLSKKFHHQVEIKEGIVGGAAIDKFGDPLPEETWKICEESDSILLGAVGGPKWDNLPGDKRPEKALLKLRSGFNLFANLRPISIFDELIFSSPIKEEYLKGVDFIIVRELTGGLYFGKPKETRIENGEEIAIDTMIYRTSEIRRIAHVAFKMAQKRKKKVTSVDKANILECSRLWRKIVEEVAKEYPDVALEHMYVDNCAMQIVRNPKQFDVILTENTFGDILSDEAAVITGSIGMLPSASLGETKKGLYEPIHGSAPDIAGQNVANPIATILSVALMFRYSFDLEEEAKLIEKSVRKVLSLGYFTKDLYANNPYAQKMVTTEEMGDLICSVIEGGA, from the coding sequence ATGAGGGTAAAGATAGCTGTACTTCCTGGTGATGGTATAGGTCCTGAAGTGGTAAAACAAGCAATAAAAGTAATAAACGTGCTTTCTAAAAAGTTCCACCATCAGGTAGAAATAAAAGAAGGTATTGTAGGAGGTGCCGCCATAGATAAATTTGGAGACCCCCTTCCCGAAGAAACCTGGAAAATATGCGAAGAAAGTGATTCAATATTATTAGGTGCTGTTGGAGGACCAAAGTGGGATAACCTTCCTGGAGACAAAAGACCTGAAAAAGCATTGTTAAAATTAAGATCAGGATTTAATCTTTTTGCCAACCTAAGGCCAATTTCTATTTTTGATGAATTGATTTTTTCCTCTCCAATTAAAGAAGAATACTTAAAGGGAGTTGATTTTATAATTGTAAGAGAACTTACTGGGGGTCTATATTTTGGAAAACCTAAGGAAACCAGAATAGAAAATGGTGAAGAAATTGCTATTGATACCATGATATATAGGACTTCTGAGATTAGAAGAATAGCACATGTCGCCTTTAAGATGGCCCAAAAAAGAAAAAAGAAAGTGACCTCTGTTGATAAAGCAAATATCCTTGAATGCTCAAGACTATGGAGAAAAATTGTGGAAGAAGTGGCTAAAGAATATCCTGATGTAGCTCTCGAACATATGTATGTGGATAACTGTGCTATGCAAATAGTGAGAAATCCTAAGCAATTTGATGTGATTCTTACGGAAAATACTTTTGGAGATATATTGAGTGATGAAGCTGCAGTGATTACAGGTTCTATTGGAATGTTGCCTTCTGCAAGTCTTGGAGAAACCAAAAAGGGATTGTATGAGCCTATTCATGGTTCAGCTCCAGATATAGCGGGTCAAAACGTAGCAAATCCCATTGCTACTATTTTGTCTGTAGCTTTAATGTTCAGATATTCTTTTGATCTTGAGGAGGAAGCAAAACTTATAGAAAAGTCTGTAAGAAAAGTATTAAGTCTTGGTTATTTTACAAAAGATCTCTATGCTAACAATCCCTATGCTCAAAAAATGGTAACAACCGAGGAAATGGGAGATCTAATATGTAGTGTAATCGAGGGAGGTGCTTAA
- the cimA gene encoding citramalate synthase, translating into MKKVFLYDTTLRDGAQSERISFSLEDKIRIAQKLDEFGIDYIEGGWPGSNPKDLNFFKRIKEVPLRHAKIAAFGSTRRAQVLPEDDANLKALLDSDTPVVTIFGKSWTLHVTEVLRTTLENNLKMIYDSVKYLKSFGKEVIYDAEHFFDGYKADPEYALSTLEAASEGGADWIVLADTNGGTLPWEVEEILEKVMERIKKPIGIHAHNDSGLAVANSIVSVKKGATQVQGTINGYGERCGNANLCTIIPILQLKMNIEVVPEEKLSQLTDLANWVSEIANLPPDPSSPFVGRSAFAHKGGVHVNAVLKNPKSYEHIDPAKVGNKRRILVSELSGTSTIVSKVKEFNIDLDRDSPLAKLILDKITHLENEGYYFEGAEASFELLVRHLLGQETKLFDLISLRVLIEKIGDSGETITEATLKLNVKDQIVHVAAEGDGPVHALDQALRKALIEFYPELKNIHLSDFKVRVINGNAGTAAKVRVLIDSTNDKGDTWSTVGVSTNIIEASWESLVQSIEYGIMKVREA; encoded by the coding sequence ATGAAGAAAGTTTTTTTGTATGATACCACTCTAAGAGATGGTGCCCAAAGTGAGAGAATTTCATTTTCTCTTGAAGATAAGATAAGAATAGCCCAAAAGCTTGACGAATTTGGGATAGATTATATTGAGGGAGGATGGCCAGGATCTAATCCTAAGGATTTAAATTTCTTCAAGAGGATAAAAGAAGTTCCCTTAAGACATGCTAAAATAGCAGCCTTTGGGAGTACAAGGAGAGCTCAAGTATTGCCAGAAGATGATGCCAATCTAAAAGCTCTTCTTGATAGTGATACACCTGTAGTAACTATCTTTGGAAAAAGTTGGACTTTACATGTAACAGAGGTGTTGAGAACAACTTTGGAGAATAATCTAAAAATGATTTATGACTCTGTAAAATATCTAAAAAGTTTTGGAAAAGAGGTAATATACGACGCAGAGCATTTTTTTGACGGGTATAAAGCCGATCCTGAGTATGCTCTCTCAACCCTTGAGGCTGCATCAGAGGGTGGTGCTGACTGGATTGTACTTGCAGATACCAATGGTGGCACGCTTCCTTGGGAAGTGGAAGAGATCTTGGAGAAGGTAATGGAAAGGATTAAAAAACCTATAGGAATACATGCCCATAATGATTCGGGACTTGCAGTAGCAAATTCTATAGTCTCGGTAAAAAAAGGGGCAACACAAGTTCAAGGCACTATAAATGGATATGGAGAAAGGTGTGGAAATGCAAACCTGTGTACTATAATACCTATTCTTCAATTGAAAATGAATATTGAAGTTGTACCGGAAGAAAAGCTTTCTCAACTTACGGACCTTGCTAATTGGGTCTCTGAGATTGCTAACTTACCTCCTGATCCCTCTTCGCCATTTGTGGGAAGAAGTGCCTTTGCCCATAAAGGTGGGGTTCATGTGAATGCTGTTCTTAAAAATCCTAAATCTTATGAGCATATAGATCCTGCTAAAGTAGGAAATAAAAGAAGAATACTTGTTTCTGAACTTTCTGGAACAAGCACCATAGTATCAAAGGTGAAGGAATTTAATATAGATCTTGACAGAGATTCTCCTTTGGCAAAATTGATCTTAGATAAAATTACTCACTTAGAGAATGAAGGTTATTATTTTGAAGGAGCAGAAGCTTCTTTTGAGCTTCTAGTAAGGCATCTTTTAGGTCAGGAGACAAAATTGTTTGACTTAATAAGCTTAAGGGTTTTAATTGAAAAGATAGGAGACTCTGGCGAAACAATAACTGAGGCAACTTTAAAACTTAATGTAAAAGATCAGATTGTTCATGTAGCTGCCGAAGGAGATGGTCCTGTCCATGCCTTAGATCAGGCTTTAAGAAAAGCTCTAATTGAATTTTATCCTGAATTAAAGAACATTCATCTCTCTGACTTCAAAGTAAGAGTAATCAATGGTAATGCAGGTACAGCTGCAAAAGTTAGAGTATTGATTGACTCTACTAATGACAAAGGTGATACTTGGAGTACCGTTGGGGTCTCTACAAACATTATTGAGGCAAGTTGGGAATCTCTAGTCCAAAGTATAGAGTATGGAATAATGAAAGTGCGGGAGGCTTAA
- the galK gene encoding galactokinase — MRSNFEKIFGSKEGFRGFRAPGRVNLIGEHTDYHYGFVLPISINKFFYFYLKRNTENKFRVFSENFNDYFEFDYSDLIFNKEKPWVNYLMGVINEIRKIKGEIPYFDAYLYGEIPMGAGLSSSAAYEVSVAYGISEYFNLNIEKKEIAKLSQRAENNFVGAPCGIMDQFIATFGRENTALLIDTLTLDYEHIPFDIKSKELRLAVVDTKVKHSIAGEGYSTRRREGEEALKMLQKHLNINSLRELDEKAFELSQEILPSPLKERVAHVYNENKRVLNFVNDLKNNKWENLPKYMLDSHLSLKNLYEVTCEELDFLVEKALEYGAFASRMTGGGFGGSTINLVPETIIEEWIGKITTSYEKKFGFKPDILILETSNGVREV, encoded by the coding sequence ATGAGAAGTAACTTCGAAAAAATTTTTGGAAGTAAAGAGGGTTTTAGGGGTTTTAGGGCTCCGGGTAGAGTGAATTTAATAGGTGAACATACTGATTATCATTATGGTTTTGTTCTGCCCATAAGCATAAATAAGTTTTTTTATTTCTACCTGAAGAGAAATACAGAGAATAAATTTAGAGTTTTCTCAGAAAACTTTAATGATTATTTTGAGTTTGATTATTCGGATTTGATTTTTAATAAAGAAAAACCCTGGGTAAACTACCTTATGGGTGTGATAAACGAGATAAGAAAAATAAAAGGAGAAATTCCTTACTTTGATGCCTATTTATATGGAGAGATTCCCATGGGAGCAGGCTTATCAAGTTCAGCTGCTTATGAAGTTTCAGTTGCTTATGGAATTTCTGAATACTTTAATTTAAATATTGAGAAAAAAGAGATAGCAAAACTTTCTCAGAGAGCAGAAAATAACTTTGTAGGAGCACCTTGTGGCATTATGGATCAGTTTATTGCAACTTTTGGAAGAGAAAATACTGCTCTTTTAATCGATACTTTAACTCTGGATTATGAACACATTCCCTTTGATATAAAAAGTAAAGAATTGAGACTCGCAGTAGTGGACACCAAGGTAAAACATTCCATAGCAGGAGAAGGTTATTCTACAAGAAGAAGAGAGGGAGAAGAGGCTCTGAAAATGCTACAAAAACACTTAAATATAAACTCATTGAGAGAACTTGATGAAAAAGCTTTTGAGCTTTCTCAAGAAATTCTACCCTCCCCATTGAAAGAGAGAGTTGCCCACGTCTATAACGAAAACAAAAGGGTTCTAAATTTTGTAAATGACTTGAAAAATAATAAATGGGAAAATCTACCCAAATATATGTTAGACTCTCACTTAAGCTTAAAAAATTTATATGAGGTAACCTGCGAAGAATTAGATTTCTTAGTTGAAAAAGCTCTTGAGTATGGCGCTTTCGCATCTCGAATGACGGGAGGAGGTTTTGGAGGTTCCACTATAAACCTTGTACCAGAAACCATTATTGAGGAATGGATAGGGAAGATTACTACAAGTTATGAAAAAAAATTTGGGTTTAAGCCGGATATTTTAATATTGGAGACTTCTAATGGAGTGCGGGAGGTTTAA
- the galT gene encoding galactose-1-phosphate uridylyltransferase yields the protein MSSELRWHPFLKEWVIVAGKVQERPVLPARNACPLCYGGIEVPKPFDIAVFENRYPSLTKETPDITEWEDEIYKVKGGKGVCEVVLYTMDHDSSMSRMPLEQIEKLILVWEDRYKDLGSLDFIQYVLIFENRGEIVGVSLHHPHGQIYAFPFIPPIIEKELKATNEFYEEYKKCLFCSILEKELKEEKRIVYENKYFTAFMPFYGKYPFELHIYSKRHLGSLTEMTYAEKMYLAEIIQKITKAYDNVYGFNFSYMMVFHQKPVKGDYPNYHFHVEFYSLHRAKDKIKYLASVESGAGTFINPLPPEESAELMRESLRRISKNEK from the coding sequence ATGAGCAGTGAATTACGCTGGCATCCATTTTTAAAAGAATGGGTAATAGTTGCTGGCAAAGTACAAGAGAGACCTGTTCTTCCTGCAAGAAATGCTTGCCCTCTGTGTTATGGTGGAATAGAGGTACCAAAGCCCTTTGACATAGCAGTTTTCGAAAATAGATATCCCTCTTTGACCAAGGAAACTCCTGACATTACTGAATGGGAAGATGAGATATACAAAGTAAAAGGTGGTAAGGGAGTTTGTGAAGTAGTCTTATACACTATGGATCACGATTCCTCTATGTCCAGAATGCCTCTTGAACAAATAGAGAAACTGATACTAGTTTGGGAAGATAGATATAAGGATTTGGGAAGCTTAGACTTTATTCAGTATGTTCTTATATTTGAGAATAGGGGAGAGATAGTAGGCGTAAGTTTACATCATCCTCATGGTCAGATTTACGCTTTTCCCTTTATACCTCCTATAATTGAGAAGGAACTAAAAGCCACTAATGAATTTTATGAAGAGTACAAAAAATGTCTATTTTGCTCTATTTTAGAAAAGGAGCTAAAGGAAGAAAAAAGAATTGTGTATGAAAATAAGTATTTTACAGCATTTATGCCTTTTTATGGTAAATATCCCTTTGAACTCCACATATATTCCAAACGACATTTAGGTTCTCTCACCGAGATGACCTATGCTGAAAAGATGTACCTTGCTGAGATTATTCAAAAAATAACAAAAGCTTATGATAATGTCTATGGCTTTAATTTTTCGTACATGATGGTATTTCATCAAAAACCCGTTAAAGGGGATTATCCTAATTATCATTTTCATGTAGAGTTTTACTCTCTTCATAGAGCAAAAGATAAGATAAAATATCTTGCAAGCGTAGAATCTGGAGCTGGAACCTTTATAAATCCTTTACCACCTGAAGAATCGGCCGAACTTATGAGAGAAAGTTTGAGGAGGATTTCTAAAAATGAGAAGTAA
- the dxr gene encoding 1-deoxy-D-xylulose-5-phosphate reductoisomerase yields the protein MRKRIIIFGATGSIGTQTLEIIDKNKDKFELIGVASKGNVDKLKAIAEKFKVPYVALFDNKPFSLSYNAKTFYGKEGLEQLANLDSDLVIMSISGIEAVYPLKISIERGANIAIATKEIVVACGDLIKKWLKKSKSKLIPIDSEHSALFQLINSFRKKNIEKIILTASGGPFWNKSREEMEKTKLEEVLKHPTWKMGYKTTIDSANLVNKGLEVIEAHFFFNFDYNSIKVMIHPQSIVHGMIELVDGSIIAQMAYPDMRIPIQYALFYPQRPKIKWSPFDLKNQKLEFYDVDYDKFPALQLAYEVGKKGGVYPAIFAISDEVLVELFIKGIINFKDIVSFIKYALESWKEFKEIENLEQIEYIKNWIKNLIKQKVGYNL from the coding sequence ATGAGAAAGAGGATAATCATATTTGGAGCAACTGGCTCAATAGGGACGCAAACCCTTGAAATTATAGACAAAAATAAAGATAAATTTGAACTCATAGGAGTAGCCTCAAAGGGTAACGTTGACAAATTAAAAGCAATTGCAGAAAAATTCAAGGTACCTTATGTTGCCCTATTTGACAATAAGCCTTTTTCTTTATCTTATAATGCAAAGACTTTTTATGGTAAAGAAGGATTAGAACAACTTGCAAACTTAGATTCAGATCTTGTAATAATGTCTATTTCAGGTATAGAAGCAGTTTATCCTTTGAAAATTTCCATAGAGAGAGGTGCAAATATTGCTATTGCTACTAAGGAGATTGTTGTGGCATGCGGGGATTTAATAAAAAAGTGGTTAAAAAAATCAAAGTCAAAACTTATACCTATAGACAGCGAGCATAGTGCTTTATTTCAATTGATAAACTCTTTTAGGAAGAAGAATATTGAAAAAATAATTTTAACAGCATCAGGAGGTCCTTTTTGGAATAAGTCAAGAGAAGAAATGGAAAAAACTAAGTTAGAAGAAGTATTGAAACATCCTACCTGGAAAATGGGATACAAAACTACTATTGATTCTGCTAATTTAGTAAATAAAGGTTTAGAGGTAATTGAAGCTCATTTCTTCTTTAATTTTGATTATAACTCTATTAAAGTAATGATTCATCCTCAAAGTATTGTACATGGTATGATAGAGCTTGTGGATGGCTCTATTATAGCCCAAATGGCATATCCAGACATGAGGATACCAATACAGTACGCCTTATTCTATCCTCAAAGACCCAAAATAAAATGGAGTCCTTTTGATTTAAAGAACCAGAAACTTGAATTTTACGATGTGGATTATGATAAGTTTCCCGCTTTACAACTGGCTTATGAAGTGGGTAAGAAAGGAGGAGTCTATCCTGCTATATTTGCTATATCTGATGAAGTTTTGGTGGAACTTTTTATAAAGGGTATTATTAATTTTAAAGACATAGTGTCTTTCATCAAATATGCATTAGAGTCCTGGAAAGAATTTAAAGAAATTGAAAATCTTGAACAAATTGAATACATTAAAAACTGGATCAAAAATCTAATAAAGCAAAAGGTGGGGTATAACCTATGA